One window of the Rosa rugosa chromosome 3, drRosRugo1.1, whole genome shotgun sequence genome contains the following:
- the LOC133735674 gene encoding uncharacterized protein LOC133735674, which produces MGDDDDEDMYRVDDSDEERMQHAIDSDGELEEVGIEFNPSTDMKKSNFCLKMQFATVQILRDALREKAIQGGWEYVYIKNDKTRLRVVCKENNCPFELFASKMQHESTLMIKRYNPMHNCYRKFNNSMVRQKYLTTKFKDQIALNEAIKPENLAKTMSASIRAGVSKSMVYRAKRAALLEVEEGGIKEQYARLADYGKELQRADPETTIDLVCDFSNSEKAAVFKRLYICLGAWKNGFKAGCRSLIGLDGAHLKTCFGGQLLTAVGIDANNTSWVVAYAMVELETKDSWIWFLQLLCKDLSCENNGRGWIFISDKQKGLKHALQELVPSAQIRFCARHLWTNFTKKFPGKVMKDQMWKCAKATTLPYFQKEMEEMKTLDKDAYKWLSEPERPPKHWSRAYFPAGYDCDMLINNGCESFNALILDARGKPPVTMLEEIRLKLMRRIRTRRDKMEAYHGNVCPKARNIIEKNKVKAAEDCIPTFNGGGKAEIENIEGTKNVVDTNLRTCTCRRWDLTGIPCKHAICAINGMRAEPDDYIAPCYLKKTYMSIYSHLIQPVNSMDMWSNGDGPSILPPQYTRQPGKPKTKRIKDVLEVVINGTGKIGRIQRSLKCSNCGQEGHNMKTCQRHLPSKGKKTSAAGIKKRKLNTNEGETSQNMVS; this is translated from the exons ATgggggatgatgatgatgaggatatGTATAGGgttgatgattctgatgaagaaaggatGCAACATGCAATTGATTCAGATGGGGAGTTGGAGGAAGTTGGTATAGAATTCAACCCAAGCACGGATATGAAGAAATCCAATTTCTGTTTAAAGATGCAGTTTGCAACTGTACAGATTTTGAGGGATGCATTGAGGGAGAAGGCAATCCAAGGGGGGTGGGAGTATGTCTACATAAAGAATGATAAGACAAGGTTGAGGGTGGTCTGTAAGGAAAACAACTGTCCTTTTGAGTTGTTTGCTTCCAAGATGCAGCATGAAAGCACCTTGATGATAAAGAGGTACAATCCCATGCATAACTGCTATAGGAAGTTTAACAACAGCATGGTGCGGCAGAAATACTTAACAACCAAGTTCAAGGATCAAATTGCTCTTAATGAAGCCATAAAACCAG AGAATTTGGCTAAGACTATGTCAGCAAGCATTAGGGCAGGTGTTTCCAAAAGTATGGTCTATAGAGCAAAGAGAGCTGCATTGTTAGAGGTAGAAGAAGGGGGCATCAAGGAGCAGTATGCAAGGCTGGCTGATTATGGGAAGGAACTTCAAAGGGCTGATCCAGAAACCACAATTGACTTGGTTTGTGACTTCAGCAACTCCGAGAAGGCAGCTGTTTTCAAGAGGTTGTACATTTGCTTGGGAGCTTGGAAGAATGGATTCAAGGCAGGTTGCAGATCTTTGATTGGTTTGGATGGAGCTCATTTGAAGACATGTTTTGGTGGCCAACTGCTAACTGCTGTCGGAATTGATGCTAACAACACTTCATGGGTTGTTGCTTATGCAATGGTTGAGCTGGAGACAAAGGACTCTTGGATTTGGTTTTTACAGTTGTTGTGCAAGGATCTGAGCTGTGAGAATAATGGTAGAGGCTGGATATTCATAAGTGATAAGCAAAAAGGTTTGAAACATGCATTACAAGAGCTGGTTCCATCTGCACAGATCAGGTTTTGTGCAAGACATTTGTGGACTAACTTCACCAAGAAGTTTCCTGGAAAAGTTATGAAAGATCAGATGTGGAAGTGTGCAAAGGCAACAACTTTGCCTTATTttcagaaggagatggaggagATGAAGACCCTTGATAAGGATGCTTATAAATGGTTGTCAG agcCCGAGAGGCCCCCAAAACATTGGTCAAGGGCATACTTCCCTGCTGGTTATGATTGTGACATGCTCATCAACAATGGTTGTGAGAGTTTCAATGCATTGATCTTGGACGCAAGGGGCAAGCCCCCTGTCACTATGTTGGAAGAGATAAGGCTGAAGCTAATGAGGAGGATTCGTACTCGAAGGGATAAAATGGAGGCTTACCATGGAAATGTATGCCCCAAAGCAAGGAATATCATTGAGAAGAATAAGGTGAAAGCTGCGGAGGATTGCATCCCAACATTCAATGGTGGTGGCAAAGCTGAGATTGAGAATATTGAAGGCACCAAAAATGTTGTGGACACTAACTTGAGGACTTGCACTTGCCGAAGATGGGACTTAACCGGCATCCCTTGCAAACATGCCATTTGTGCAATTAATGGCATGAGGGCTGAACCCGATGACTACATTGCTCCTTGCTATCTCAAGAAGACGTACATGAGTATCTACAGTCACCTCATTCAGCCAGTTAATAGCATGGACATGTGGTCCAATGGTGATGGTCCAAGTATCCTACCTCCACAATATACAAGGCAGCCTGGTAAGCCGAAGACAAAAAGGATTAAGGATGTTTTAGAGGTGGTCATCAATGGTACTGGAAAAATTGGAAGAATACAAAGATCCCTCAAGTGTAGCAACTGTGGCCAAGAAGGTCACAATATGAAAACCTGTCAAAGACATTTGCCAAGTAAGGGAAAGAAGACTTCAGCTGCCGGTATTAAGAAGAGGAAGCTCAACACTAATGAGGGAGAAACTTCCCAAAATATGGTGAGTTGA